One Miscanthus floridulus cultivar M001 chromosome 11, ASM1932011v1, whole genome shotgun sequence DNA window includes the following coding sequences:
- the LOC136493871 gene encoding uncharacterized protein — MERFYKRKAPEPDSGNNARNSRLDDINWEEEIKFDPGLRKQIDDYHPNVRERVRRKYLENGPCQPRIVHFPVTNIGGIPRRFVPEWFDEFGGWLEYSESKDKAYCFYCFLFREKKVGGYEAFVKNGWNGYHRKERLQNHVGNVSGSHYLAMKKCDDLLQTKQHIDVAFRDVSESAKKDYFTRLNGSIDVARILVKQGLPFRGHDESKKSLNKGNFREFRNFAEEQNPTLRKAVDKKNSDNSLLIAPKIQKDIVHCFAKEVLHSILEEIGDDVFCLLVDESRDVSWKEQMAVVLRYVDKCGIVKERFVGLVHVKETNYASLKSAIDALFVDLKLSLKQVRGQGYDGASNMRGEFNGLQSLIIKENSSAYYVHCFAHQLQLVLVAIARKHKGVSEFFTMISMLLNVVGGSSKRRDMIRDINLEEMSKALGCGQLQTGTGLNQEQSLQRPGDTRWSSHYKSLKSLVDLFPTIVKVLEIVEKDNKDWKIRDQASNLLRYFQSFDFVFYLHLMLTILGITNTLSLALQQKDQDIVNAIKCVKATKCQLDELRKEKWVKLLDDVHGFCDKNDICKLEMEDEYIDPKKRRHKSGITNKHYYQVDCFNDVIDWLLQELDNRINETGSQLLVCSAAFSLRDSFHDFSIENLMSLAKLYPHDFDSGNLRDLNHELGLYIYDVRDDERFSNLQTVAELSQTMVKTRKHECYPMVYQLLKLVLVLPVATATVERCFSAMKIVKTELRNRIGDIYMSNSLICYVEKEELLKVTNEAVVRRFMKMQGRRFDDEG; from the coding sequence ATGGAACGATTTTACAAAAGGAAAGCACCAGAGCCGGATAGTGGCAATAATGCTAGAAATTCACGTTTGGATGATATCAACTGGGAGGAGGAGATTAAGTTTGATCCAGGATTAAGGAAACAAATTGATGATTATCATCCTAATGTTAGAGAGAGGGTGAGAAGAAAGTACTTGGAGAATGGGCCTTGCCAACCTCGCATAGTTCATTTTCCTGTGACAAATattggaggaattccaagaagGTTTGTTCCAGAATGGTTTGATGAGTTTGGAGGTTGGCTTGAATATAGTGAGTCCAAAGACAAAGCATATTGCTTTTATTGTTTCTTGTTTAGAGAAAAGAAGGTTGGCGGATATGAAGCATTTGTAAAAAATGGTTGGAATGGCTATCATAGAAAGGAAAGGCTACAAAATCATGTTGGTAATGTCAGTGGCTCACACTATCTGGCAATGAAGAAATGTGATGATCTCTTACAAACAAAACAGCACATTGATGTTGCTTTTCGTGATGTGAGTGAATCTGCTAAGAAGGACTATTTTACTCGTTTGAATGGGTCTATTGATGTTGCTAGAATATTGGTGAAGCAAGGATTGCCGTTTCGGGGCCACGACGAGTCGAAGAAGTCCTTAAATAAAGGGAACTTCAGGGAATTTCGTAATTTTGCAGAGGAGCAAAATCCGACCTTAAGAAAGGCAGTAGATAAAAAGAATTCGGATAACAGCCTTTTGATTGCTCCTAAAATACAAAAGGATATTGTGCATTGTTTTGCAAAGGAAGTGCTACACTCTATTCTAGAAGAAATTGGGGATGATGTTTtttgcttgctagttgatgagTCGAGAGATGTTTCTTGGAAAGAACAAATGGCAGTGGTCTTAAGATATGTAGATAAATGTGGAATTGTTAAAGAGAGATTTGTTGGTCTTGTTCATGTGAAAGAAACAAATTATGCAAGTCTCAAGTCTGCTATTGATGCATTATTTGTTGATCTTAAGTTAAGCCTAAAGCAAGTTAGAGGCCAAGGATATGATGGTGCTAGCAATATGCGAGGTGAGTTCAACGGCTTGCAATCATTGATCATAAAAGAAAATAGTTCAGCTTATTATGTTCACTGTTTTGCTCACCAACTTCAATTAGTCCTTGTGGCCATTGCGAGAAAGCATAAAGGGGTTAGTgaattttttactatgatttctaTGTTATTGAATGTGGTGGGTGGATCATCTAAGAGAAGGGACATGATTAGAGATATTAATCTTGAAGAAATGAGTAAAGCATTAGGCTGCGGGCAACTTCAGACTGGGACAGGGTTAAATCAAGAGCAAAGTCTTCAAAGACCTGGAGATACTCGTTGGAGTTCCCATTATAAATCTCTCAAAAGTTTGGTTGACTTGTTTCCTACAATAGTCAAGGTACTAGAAATTGTGGAAAAAGATAATAAGGATTGGAAAATTAGAGATCAAGCATCAAACCTTCTACGATACTTCCAGTCTTTTGACTTTGTCTTCTATTTGCATCTCATGTTGACTATATTAGGAATCACAAATACCTTGTCATTAGCATTGCAACAGAAGGATCAGGACATAGTGAATGCTATTAAATGTGTGAAAGCAACGAAGTGCCAATTGGATGAACTTAGAAAAGAAAAGTGGGTGAAACTATTAGATGATGTGCATGGATTTTGTGACAAGAATGATATTTGCAAATTGGAAATGGAAGATGAATATATTGATCCAAAGAAGCGGAGGCATAAATCTGGAATTACAAACAAGCATTATTATCAAGTAGATTGTTTTAATGATGTTATTGATTGGCTACTTCAAGAGCTTGACAACCGCATCAATGAGACAGGCTCTCAATTGCTTGTTTGCTCGGCAGCTTTTAGTCTAAGAGACTCATTCCATGATTTTAGTATAGAAAATTTGATGAGCCTAGCGAAGCTTTATCCACATGATTTTGATTCTGGGAATTTGAGGGATCTTAACCACGAGCTTGGCCTCTACATATATGATGTGAGAGATGATGAAAGGTTCTCCAACCTACAAACTGTTGCCGAGCTTTCTCAAACAATGGTGAAGACTAGAAAACACGAATGTTATCCAATGGTTTACCAACTTTTGAAGCTTGTGCTTGTGCTACCTGTTGCTACTGCTACAGTTGAGAGGTGtttctcagccatgaaaattgTGAAAACAGAATTGCGCAATCGCATTGGtgatatatatatgagcaatagcCTTATTTGCTATGTGGAGAAAGAAGAGCTATTGAAAGTCACCAATGAGGCCGTGGTTCGTCGCTTCATGAAAATGCAAGGTCGTAGATTTGATGATGAAGGTTAA